AGCTGCTTTATTAGTAGCACCTACCGTAATACGCACCGGATTATTGAGATATTTTTGAGAAAGATCCATAATATGCTTTGGCATAGTAGCAGAAAACATTAAAACTTGTCTTTTTTCCGGTAAAAATTTATTGATTTCTTCTAACTGTGCTTTCATCCCCATATCAAGCATTCTATCCATTTCATCAAGCACGGTTATGCCTATGCGATCAATTTTTAGACTTCCCCTATTTAAGTGATCAATAATACGCCCCGGGGTACCTATAATCACTTTTGGATTCCTTTTTAATTGGATACATTGTTTAAATATCGGTTCACCGCCTATCAAAACTGCACTATTCATTTTATAGGATGTAGTGACTTTGTTGAAAGTACTGTATATTTGCGTTGCTAATTCTCTAGTCGGAACAAGAATTAAAGTAGTAGTTTTATTTTTAATAAATGAATCAATTACTGGCAATAAGTAAGCAAGTGTTTTTCCTGAACCTGTCTGACTAGAAGCAAGTATATCCGAACCTATCATTGCAATCGGAATCGATTGCTTTTGTATTTCAGTCGGCTCAGTGATATTCATTGTCTCAAGAGCAATAATTAATTCTTCAGATAAATTAAAGTTTTTCATTATATAATCCAATATAGTTTTAAATCAAAATATGCACATTATTGATTAGACCTGTTACACAACCCATTGCTAAAGATAATTAAGACATTAACTCTGCCCTCTCATCCTCACACACTTAACCAGTGTACACTGTACACTGCGTATAATAGAAGCATCGTATTCCCATTATTAAGATATTAAGTTATGCAAGATTTCTATTGTATAAAAAATAAGTTAAATTAAAATAACTACTTAATATATAATAATTACCCTGAATCAAAAAACATGCTTCACTAGATTACAAAACACCAACTAAATATAGAAAACGATAAGAACGGATGAAACTATTTTAAAATTTTATTCAAGCCAGAATAATACTATTAGATTTGGACATTTTCATACCCTCCCCTCAATTTATTATACTTAATAAAGTATATAGGTTATTATTAAGACAAAAACAAAACATTTACTATTTTGATAAAGATGACCAGGTAACTAAATTATAAAAAATTTTGGATAGATGCTTTTGGTTTTTGGTATTATAATATATTTATTTAATTCTGAGGTTAATAGCATAGGCTTTCCCTTGCTTTTCGTCAAGATCAAAAATTACACCTTGTCCTTCCTTAAGGCTATGTAAACCTGCTGCATCTACAGCTGATTTGTGTACAAACACATCTTTGCCACCATTTTCCTGTTCAATAAAACCAAAATTCTTCGTAGCATTATACCACTTAACTTTACCTGCTATATTTGTAGCCATAAAAACCTTTATTAGATAGAAATTACTTATTTGAACTTAAATCACACTTATAAAACTAAAACTTATTTAAGCCTTACCTCTATATAAAGAGCCGAAAATTCATTACGTAAATGCTACCTTACCTTACGGCATTTGTCAATAAACATGTCAATAACATGCAAAAGAAAGTATTACCTTCTGCAGTGAGTCTATCATATTATTACTATTTTGTCACTATTTAAGTTAATTATCTAACAAATAAAAATAAGCTGATGCTTTAAGTTTCATATTTATATTAGTATCATAATATTTATTATTTAGTGCTATATAATTTAGATTTAACAAGATTTAATTTTACTGCAAATTATAAGTTTTTTCAAAATAGGAATAGCTATTCCTACACAATACTGATTAATTTTCACTAAAAAATAATTTATATTTCATGTGCAGAACCTAATAAAAATACTTGCTTTTTTTCATTTTTTTTATTAATCTACACCCACTTAGCAAGTGCAACCTCAATATCCACAGCTGCCCGCGTGATGGAATGGTAGACATAACGGACTTAAAATCCGTGGAGCGTAAGCTCTTGCCGGTTCAAGTCCGGCCGCGGGTACCATTAAAATTAAATGCACAAGTCTCTACTTTCAACTGTAATGCTAAAGCATTGAATAAAGAACCAGTATTATCAAAACTTGGATTTCCTTTGCGATAAAATAATTTTAATGTGCTTCTTTAGATATTTTTACTACCTATCCTCTTGCTATAAAAACAGCAAAAAATAACTCCCTGTTATGTATCTAACAAAAATATTTCTCCAAAGCTTCATTAATATAAGCTACTAATATAGTAAAAGTTAAAAAATATTTGTTATTACAACTTTTGCTTTAATTATAATCAACTATTATTAACAAAAATAAGAAATAACTTTTATGGAAGAAGATATAAGCTCTTGAAATGATTAAATTATATTTCAAGTTCAAAACCATAAGATTTCTATCATAATAGAAGAAAAAGCAGTAGAGTATAAATTACAACAAGAAGCAGAAGCCAAAAAAATTAGATAAAGCTAAATATAAAATAAGACGTGAGCTTATAAATACAAATTTACTAAATTCAAGTTATAATATTTCACAAGTAGCAATCCTCAAATAATCTTGAGGAGTAAGATTTTCAGCACGATCATTATCATTGATTTTCAGCTGAGTTAGTAATGCATTTTGAGCAGGTGCAAAATTCTTCAACGACGATTTGATCATTTTACGTCGCCCTGCAAAAGCAAGTTTTGTTATTTGCTCAACTTTATTTATCACAACAATAGACGGCAGAGTTTCTAAAGGTATTAATTTAACTATAGCAGAATATACTTTAGGAGGTGGATAGAAAGCAGTCGGCGCTACGTCAAAACATTTTTCCACTTTAGCTATTAACTGACATATTACTGATAACCTGCTATATGCTTTAGTTGAAGGCATAGCACAAATACGTTCTACTACTTCCTTTTGCAACATTAGTGTCATACTAGTAATTAGCCTAGCTTCTTTCAGCCATCTAATGACTAATTCCGTACCTATATGATACGGTAAATTAGAAATTATAGTTACTTTATCATAACCTAAATCAGTCAAATTTATTTTAAGAGCATCCTGCTTAATAATACTTAGATTAGGATAATATTCTTTAATCTCATTGAGTAATGGAATACATCTCTCATCTGTTTCTATAACAGTTAAGGATTTAGGATTTTTCTGTAATATCGATCTAGTTAACCCTCCGCTACCAGGACCTATTTCTAATACTCGGCTATTTTCTTCAAGATTACTCACACGTACGATTTTATCACATAAACTACTATCAAAAATAAAATTTTGTCCGTGTTTTTTAAGAGGATAAATTTGATGTAAGGCTACATGTTTTGCAATTGAAGGGAGCATAGATTAATGTTGTTCTAAAAAGTAGAGTTTTTGCATTGATCAGAAAATGCTACTGGTATCATCCCTACGAAAGCAGGAATGATACTGACCATATAAACAATTAAGACGGCAACATTATTTTTATAGATGCCTTTTTACGCATATTTTCAAACATTTTTCGCGCTTTTTGTGAAATCTTTTTATTGGTTAAGAAGTTTACTACATAATTATTTTCATCTTCATTAACATTTAAGATTTTTTTGCTGCACACTAATATTATTTCAAATTTGTTATTTACTTTAAAAACATTACTTGCTTTATCAGGAGTTAAATCCTTTACAATAGTTTGTTGTACATCGTCTATTTTACTAAGTTTATCGGTAATAATTTGCATAGTAGCAAAATTATCATAAAGCGATTTTTTGACGTCGGCACA
The sequence above is a segment of the Rickettsia sp. Oklahoma-10 genome. Coding sequences within it:
- a CDS encoding DEAD/DEAH box helicase; translation: MKNFNLSEELIIALETMNITEPTEIQKQSIPIAMIGSDILASSQTGSGKTLAYLLPVIDSFIKNKTTTLILVPTRELATQIYSTFNKVTTSYKMNSAVLIGGEPIFKQCIQLKRNPKVIIGTPGRIIDHLNRGSLKIDRIGITVLDEMDRMLDMGMKAQLEEINKFLPEKRQVLMFSATMPKHIMDLSQKYLNNPVRITVGATNKAAAEIKQESIHIADKEKFSELTKQLDNREGSVIIFVKTKRSAAQLAKMLKYENHKAEAIHGDLSQRQRERVILSFRKSNHRIMVATDVAARGLDIPHTQHVINYDLPMCPEDYLHRIGRTGRAGAIGHALSFISPEDVIRWRAIDRLVNKGESTPHSEFRNKNNRKRLFSKRTGGDSKEFNSFNNNRRRTFDGNSYSNKRQKVS
- a CDS encoding cold-shock protein is translated as MATNIAGKVKWYNATKNFGFIEQENGGKDVFVHKSAVDAAGLHSLKEGQGVIFDLDEKQGKAYAINLRIK
- the rsmA gene encoding 16S rRNA (adenine(1518)-N(6)/adenine(1519)-N(6))-dimethyltransferase RsmA, coding for MLPSIAKHVALHQIYPLKKHGQNFIFDSSLCDKIVRVSNLEENSRVLEIGPGSGGLTRSILQKNPKSLTVIETDERCIPLLNEIKEYYPNLSIIKQDALKINLTDLGYDKVTIISNLPYHIGTELVIRWLKEARLITSMTLMLQKEVVERICAMPSTKAYSRLSVICQLIAKVEKCFDVAPTAFYPPPKVYSAIVKLIPLETLPSIVVINKVEQITKLAFAGRRKMIKSSLKNFAPAQNALLTQLKINDNDRAENLTPQDYLRIATCEIL